The following coding sequences are from one Ramlibacter henchirensis window:
- a CDS encoding acetyl/propionyl/methylcrotonyl-CoA carboxylase subunit alpha: protein MGLRKILIANRGEIALRVLRTAHRLGYATVAVYSTADANAPHVRSADEAVCIGEPLPAQSYLDIAAILEAARKTGADAVHPGYGFLAENADFAQACRDAGLVFIGPLPAAILAMADKAGAKRLMTQAGVPCIPGYDGEEQSPARLRDEADRIGYPVMIKATAGGGGRGMRLVRGSSELDESLRSAQSEARHAFGNGTVILERAIEAPRHVEIQVFGDRHGNVVHLGERDCSVQRRHQKLIEEAPSPAVDAALREEMGAAAVAAAKAIGYEGAGTLEFLLDREGGFWFMEMNTRLQVEHPVTEALTGLDLVEWQVRVAAGEPLPLRQEQIRFEGHAIEVRLCAEDANDGFMPQSGTLHRWQPPQDLRVEHALAPGADIPPYYDSMIAKLVAHGRSRDEARRKLASGLNELVALGVTTNQALLARCLLHPAFARGEATTAFIAQHEQELLASPVAERSRARAIAAWLLVANANHASGALAPALPIDVRYQLGGETVHAEIAQTTPRRFDIRTGGLAHALECLDLRQAQASLVLDGVAHRLAYVRQARELWFHIAGGEPHHAVDRTLEPLSRGAAFNGDGRVRASMNGRVVALLVEPGERVSAGQPVITLEAMKMEHVHTAAADGIVAAVHAAAGEQVHAGRVLVELAP, encoded by the coding sequence GTGGGATTGCGCAAGATCCTGATCGCCAACCGCGGCGAAATCGCGCTGCGGGTCCTGCGCACCGCGCATCGCCTGGGATACGCCACCGTCGCCGTCTACTCGACGGCGGATGCGAACGCGCCGCACGTCCGGTCCGCGGACGAGGCGGTTTGCATCGGCGAGCCGCTTCCCGCGCAGTCGTACCTCGACATCGCCGCGATCCTCGAAGCGGCGCGCAAGACCGGCGCCGATGCCGTGCATCCCGGCTACGGCTTCCTTGCTGAGAACGCCGACTTCGCCCAAGCCTGCCGCGACGCGGGCCTGGTCTTCATCGGCCCGTTGCCCGCGGCCATCCTCGCCATGGCCGACAAGGCCGGTGCCAAGCGGCTGATGACGCAGGCCGGCGTCCCCTGCATCCCCGGCTACGACGGCGAGGAGCAATCGCCCGCGCGGCTGCGCGACGAAGCCGACCGCATCGGCTACCCCGTCATGATCAAGGCCACTGCGGGCGGTGGCGGCCGCGGCATGCGGCTGGTGCGCGGGTCTTCCGAGCTCGACGAGTCGCTGCGGAGCGCGCAGTCCGAAGCCAGGCACGCCTTCGGCAATGGCACCGTGATCCTGGAGCGGGCCATCGAGGCGCCGCGCCACGTCGAGATCCAGGTGTTCGGCGACCGCCACGGCAACGTCGTCCATCTGGGCGAGCGCGATTGCTCGGTGCAGCGGCGCCACCAGAAGCTGATCGAGGAAGCCCCGTCGCCCGCCGTCGATGCGGCCCTGCGCGAGGAGATGGGGGCCGCGGCAGTCGCCGCCGCGAAGGCGATCGGCTACGAAGGCGCGGGCACGCTGGAGTTCCTGCTCGACCGCGAAGGCGGCTTCTGGTTCATGGAGATGAACACGCGGTTGCAGGTGGAGCATCCCGTGACCGAGGCGCTCACCGGCCTCGACCTTGTCGAGTGGCAAGTGCGCGTGGCGGCCGGCGAACCGCTGCCGCTGCGGCAGGAGCAGATCCGCTTCGAAGGCCACGCGATCGAAGTGCGCCTGTGCGCGGAAGATGCGAACGACGGCTTCATGCCCCAGAGCGGCACGCTGCATCGCTGGCAGCCGCCGCAGGACCTTCGTGTCGAGCACGCGCTCGCACCCGGCGCGGACATTCCGCCCTACTACGACTCCATGATCGCCAAGCTGGTGGCACACGGCCGCTCGCGAGACGAAGCGCGGCGCAAGCTGGCGAGCGGCTTGAATGAACTGGTGGCGCTCGGCGTCACCACGAACCAGGCGTTGCTCGCGCGGTGCCTGCTGCATCCGGCCTTCGCGCGGGGGGAGGCCACGACCGCTTTCATCGCACAGCACGAGCAAGAGTTGCTCGCGTCTCCGGTTGCCGAGCGTTCACGCGCGCGCGCCATCGCGGCCTGGCTGCTGGTTGCGAATGCGAACCATGCCTCGGGCGCACTCGCGCCCGCGCTGCCGATCGACGTGCGCTACCAGCTGGGCGGCGAAACCGTGCATGCCGAAATCGCGCAGACCACGCCTCGGCGGTTCGACATCCGCACCGGTGGCCTAGCGCATGCGCTGGAGTGCCTCGACCTGCGACAGGCCCAGGCGAGTTTGGTGCTGGACGGCGTCGCCCATCGTCTGGCGTACGTTCGCCAGGCACGCGAGCTCTGGTTCCACATCGCCGGGGGCGAACCGCACCACGCCGTCGATCGCACCCTGGAGCCGCTCTCACGCGGCGCCGCCTTCAACGGCGACGGCCGGGTGCGCGCGTCCATGAACGGCCGTGTCGTCGCGTTGCTGGTCGAACCCGGTGAGCGCGTCAGCGCCGGGCAGCCCGTCATCACCCTCGAGGCGATGAAGATGGAGCACGTCCATACGGCTGCAGCCGACGGCATCGTGGCAGCCGTGCATGCAGCTGCCGGCGAACAGGTCCACGCCGGACGCGTCCTGGTCGAGCTGGCTCCGTGA
- a CDS encoding acyclic terpene utilization AtuA family protein: MANHKTVRIGGASGFWGDSRLGPAQLVQSGSIDYLVFDYLAETTMAVLAAARAKKPEMGYATDFVDTALQQVLPQVLRRGIKVVANAGGIHPHGCAQAVKSLAQSMGLSPRIAVVEGDDVSAQMPRLREQGVADMFTGEPLPSRVLSANAYLGAFPIAQALATGADIVITGRVVDSAVTLGPLIHEFGWQPGDYDRLAGGSLAGHIIECGCQATGGLFTDWDQVPDWPHIGYPVVDCSADGSFELTKPPGTGGLVRAACVAEQMLYEIGDPGAYLLPDVACDFRQVRIEQAGPERVRVSGARGRQPGPLYKVSATQLDGFRCAGMLVIVGIGAAGKARRTADAILERTRELLAQVGLGDFAAAHVELLGSEALYGPHSRAADAREVMVRIVVDHPDKRALEIFAREIAPAGTSWSPGTTMPAGGRPSPSPLIKPFSFLLDKGSVPVRVSVHGESTPVEIAAGGVLQSPDALPAPPMWNDPAGEPLVEVPLIRLAWARSGDKGDMENIGVIARRSEWWPLLWNRLTPEVVAAYFAHLARGPVERFQLPGIHAVNFVIHRALAGGGPASPRFDPLGKGFAQMLLDLPVKVPHSLARTL; encoded by the coding sequence ATGGCCAATCACAAGACCGTGCGCATCGGCGGCGCCTCCGGTTTCTGGGGCGACAGCCGCTTGGGGCCGGCGCAGCTGGTGCAGTCGGGCTCGATCGACTACCTGGTGTTCGACTACCTGGCGGAGACCACGATGGCGGTGCTGGCCGCCGCGCGGGCGAAGAAGCCCGAGATGGGCTACGCGACGGACTTCGTCGATACCGCGTTGCAGCAGGTGCTGCCGCAGGTGCTGCGGCGCGGCATCAAGGTCGTCGCGAACGCAGGCGGCATCCACCCGCACGGCTGCGCTCAAGCCGTGAAGTCTCTTGCGCAGTCCATGGGGCTGTCGCCGCGGATCGCCGTGGTCGAGGGCGACGACGTCAGCGCCCAGATGCCGCGGCTGCGCGAGCAGGGCGTGGCAGACATGTTCACCGGCGAGCCGCTGCCTTCACGCGTGCTCAGCGCCAATGCCTACCTGGGCGCGTTCCCGATCGCACAGGCGCTGGCGACTGGAGCGGACATCGTGATCACCGGCCGCGTGGTCGACAGCGCCGTCACGCTCGGTCCGCTCATCCATGAGTTCGGATGGCAGCCAGGCGACTACGACCGCCTCGCGGGCGGCAGCCTCGCCGGCCACATCATCGAATGCGGTTGCCAGGCCACCGGCGGGCTGTTCACCGATTGGGACCAGGTGCCGGACTGGCCGCACATCGGCTATCCGGTCGTCGATTGCTCCGCGGATGGCAGCTTCGAGCTGACCAAGCCGCCCGGCACAGGAGGCCTGGTGCGCGCCGCCTGCGTGGCCGAGCAGATGCTGTACGAGATCGGCGATCCGGGCGCCTACCTGCTGCCCGACGTGGCTTGCGACTTCCGCCAGGTCCGCATCGAGCAGGCGGGGCCGGAGCGCGTTCGCGTGAGTGGCGCGAGAGGCCGCCAGCCGGGGCCGCTCTACAAGGTATCGGCGACGCAGCTCGATGGTTTCCGCTGTGCCGGCATGCTGGTGATCGTGGGCATCGGTGCCGCCGGGAAGGCGCGCCGCACGGCGGATGCGATCCTCGAGAGAACCCGTGAACTGCTTGCGCAGGTCGGCCTCGGAGACTTCGCGGCGGCGCACGTCGAGCTGCTCGGCAGCGAAGCCCTGTACGGCCCGCATTCACGCGCGGCCGATGCGCGCGAGGTGATGGTGCGCATCGTCGTCGATCATCCGGACAAGCGCGCACTCGAGATCTTCGCGCGCGAGATCGCGCCGGCGGGCACGTCCTGGTCGCCCGGCACCACCATGCCCGCAGGCGGCAGGCCATCGCCTTCGCCCCTGATCAAGCCGTTCTCGTTCCTGCTCGACAAGGGCAGCGTGCCGGTGCGGGTGAGCGTCCATGGCGAAAGCACGCCCGTGGAGATCGCGGCCGGCGGCGTCCTGCAGTCTCCCGACGCGTTGCCCGCACCGCCAATGTGGAACGATCCCGCCGGCGAACCGCTGGTCGAAGTGCCGCTGATCCGCCTGGCGTGGGCGCGCAGCGGCGACAAGGGCGACATGGAAAACATCGGCGTGATCGCGCGCCGTTCCGAGTGGTGGCCGCTGTTGTGGAACCGGCTCACTCCCGAGGTGGTGGCTGCGTATTTCGCGCACCTGGCAAGAGGACCCGTCGAGCGCTTCCAGCTGCCCGGCATCCACGCGGTCAACTTCGTGATCCACCGCGCGCTGGCCGGCGGCGGTCCTGCGTCGCCACGCTTCGATCCGCTGGGCAAGGGCTTCGCGCAGATGCTGCTGGACCTGCCGGTCAAGGTGCCGCATTCCCTCGCGCGCACGCTCTGA
- a CDS encoding ABC transporter ATP-binding protein produces MLSAKNLSVRFGGVLAVNNVSFDVRRGEVFTLIGPNGAGKTTVFNLISRIYNPTSGSIDYEGVPLTRQPPHRIAGLGIARTFQNIELFEHATVLHNLLIGRHTHRRTQFWSDIFFTRGVRAAEIEAREKVERVIDLLDLQHYRDTTVAGLPYGVRKVVELGRALCTEPRLLLLDEPSSGLNVEETEDMAFWIQDIQQELGVTVLMVEHDMTLVSKVSDRVLAMNQGEVLAMGTPQQVQAHPGVIEAYLGAAEDVATLRREAAR; encoded by the coding sequence TTGCTCTCCGCGAAGAACCTCTCCGTGCGTTTCGGCGGCGTGCTCGCGGTCAACAACGTCAGCTTCGACGTGCGCCGCGGCGAGGTGTTCACCCTGATCGGCCCCAACGGCGCCGGCAAGACGACGGTGTTCAACCTGATCAGCCGCATCTACAACCCCACCAGCGGCAGCATCGATTACGAGGGCGTGCCGCTTACGCGCCAGCCGCCGCACCGCATCGCGGGCCTGGGCATCGCGCGCACCTTCCAGAACATCGAGCTGTTCGAGCACGCCACCGTGCTGCACAACCTGCTGATCGGCCGGCACACGCACCGGCGCACCCAGTTCTGGTCCGACATCTTCTTCACCCGCGGCGTGCGCGCGGCCGAGATCGAGGCGCGCGAGAAGGTGGAGCGCGTCATCGACCTGCTGGACCTGCAGCATTACCGGGACACCACCGTCGCGGGACTGCCGTACGGTGTTCGCAAGGTGGTGGAACTCGGGCGCGCGCTGTGCACCGAGCCCAGGCTGCTGTTGCTGGACGAGCCGTCCTCGGGCCTGAACGTCGAGGAGACCGAGGACATGGCGTTCTGGATCCAGGACATCCAGCAGGAACTGGGCGTCACCGTGCTCATGGTCGAGCACGACATGACGCTGGTGTCCAAGGTGTCCGACCGCGTGCTGGCCATGAACCAGGGCGAAGTGCTGGCAATGGGCACGCCGCAGCAGGTGCAGGCGCACCCGGGCGTGATCGAAGCCTATCTCGGCGCCGCGGAAGATGTGGCCACGCTGCGGCGGGAGGCGGCGCGATGA
- a CDS encoding acyl-CoA dehydrogenase family protein, translated as MQLTHEHEQLRDTVLRWIAEQVNPHVDQWEREEIFPAHQVFRQMGELGLLGLTKPEENGGSGLDFSYGAVLAEALGEIRCGGVPMAIGVQTDMCTPALARHGSRELRDEFLAPAIRGELVGCLGVSEVGSGSDVASIKTTARKDGGDYVINGGKMWTTSGTQADFCCLLANTSDGSAHRNKSLIIVPMKSKGISVARKIRKMGMHSSDTAQLHFDDVRVPQRYRIGEEGMGFIYQMEQFQQERLWGSLNACGMARRAIRETIEYTGQRKAFGRSILDNQWVHYKLAELQTEVEALHALNWAGVEMVVRGEDATRLATMAKLKAGRVVREVADGCLQFWGGMGYTDEAPISRLFRDMRLVSIGAGADEVMLQILSKFMGTFPKND; from the coding sequence ATGCAACTGACCCACGAACACGAACAGCTGCGCGACACCGTGCTGCGCTGGATCGCCGAGCAGGTGAACCCGCACGTAGACCAATGGGAACGCGAGGAGATCTTCCCCGCGCACCAGGTCTTCCGCCAGATGGGTGAGCTGGGCCTGCTGGGCCTGACCAAGCCGGAGGAGAACGGCGGATCGGGCCTGGACTTCTCCTACGGCGCCGTGCTGGCCGAGGCGTTGGGCGAGATCCGCTGCGGCGGCGTGCCGATGGCCATCGGCGTGCAGACGGACATGTGCACGCCGGCGCTGGCCCGGCACGGCAGCCGGGAGTTGCGAGACGAATTCCTCGCTCCCGCGATTCGCGGCGAGCTGGTGGGGTGCCTGGGCGTGAGCGAGGTGGGCAGCGGGTCGGACGTCGCTTCGATCAAGACCACCGCGCGCAAGGATGGCGGCGACTACGTCATCAACGGCGGCAAGATGTGGACCACCAGCGGCACGCAGGCCGACTTCTGCTGCCTGCTGGCCAACACCTCGGACGGCTCGGCGCACCGCAACAAGTCGCTCATCATCGTGCCGATGAAGAGCAAGGGCATCAGCGTCGCGCGCAAGATCCGCAAGATGGGCATGCACTCGTCGGACACGGCGCAGCTGCACTTCGACGACGTGCGAGTGCCGCAGCGCTATCGCATCGGTGAGGAAGGCATGGGCTTCATCTACCAGATGGAGCAGTTCCAGCAGGAGCGCCTGTGGGGATCGCTCAACGCCTGCGGCATGGCGCGGCGCGCGATCCGCGAGACCATCGAGTACACCGGCCAGCGCAAGGCGTTCGGCCGCTCGATCCTGGACAACCAGTGGGTGCACTACAAGCTGGCCGAGCTGCAGACGGAAGTGGAGGCGCTGCACGCCCTCAACTGGGCGGGCGTGGAGATGGTCGTGCGCGGCGAGGACGCCACGCGACTGGCCACCATGGCCAAGCTCAAGGCCGGCCGCGTGGTGCGCGAAGTGGCCGACGGCTGCCTGCAGTTCTGGGGCGGCATGGGCTACACCGACGAAGCTCCGATCTCGCGGCTGTTCCGCGACATGCGGCTGGTCTCCATCGGTGCCGGCGCGGACGAGGTGATGCTGCAGATCCTGTCGAAGTTCATGGGCACGTTCCCGAAGAACGACTGA
- a CDS encoding crotonase/enoyl-CoA hydratase family protein, with translation MQTPVRTEKQGELTIVTLDRREVRNAVDRETARQLYEAFLAFDADESSTVAVFHGANGHFCAGWDLQYGARMAGEAQSVFEELDFQPGTPQPPGPMGPSRLLLSKPVIAAVSGAAVAGGMELALWCDLRVMEEDAYFGVYCRRFGVPLIDGGTVRLPRLVGMGHAMDLILTGRKVESAEALQMGLCNRVVPRGQARDAAVSLAGQLATFPQRTMRADRMSAYRQWDLPLNEALHQEWRGGHPCIADGLEGATRFAAGEGRHGKF, from the coding sequence ATGCAAACGCCCGTGCGAACCGAGAAGCAAGGTGAACTTACGATCGTCACGCTCGACCGCCGCGAAGTGCGCAACGCGGTCGACCGCGAGACGGCGCGGCAGTTGTACGAGGCCTTCCTCGCCTTTGACGCGGACGAGTCCTCCACGGTCGCCGTCTTCCACGGCGCCAACGGGCACTTCTGCGCGGGCTGGGACCTGCAGTACGGCGCGCGTATGGCCGGCGAAGCGCAGTCCGTGTTCGAGGAACTCGACTTCCAGCCCGGCACGCCGCAGCCGCCGGGGCCGATGGGCCCTTCGCGCCTGCTGCTCTCCAAACCCGTCATCGCGGCGGTGAGCGGCGCGGCCGTGGCCGGCGGCATGGAGCTGGCGCTGTGGTGCGACTTGCGCGTGATGGAGGAGGACGCGTACTTCGGCGTCTACTGCCGCCGCTTCGGCGTGCCGCTGATCGACGGCGGCACCGTGCGCCTGCCGCGCCTGGTGGGCATGGGCCACGCGATGGACCTGATCCTCACCGGGCGCAAGGTGGAGAGCGCCGAGGCGCTGCAGATGGGCCTGTGCAACCGCGTCGTCCCACGCGGCCAGGCGCGCGATGCGGCCGTCTCACTGGCCGGGCAACTCGCGACCTTCCCGCAGCGAACGATGCGGGCCGACCGGATGAGCGCGTATCGCCAATGGGACCTGCCGCTGAACGAGGCGCTCCACCAGGAGTGGCGCGGCGGCCATCCGTGCATCGCGGACGGCCTCGAAGGCGCAACGCGCTTCGCCGCCGGCGAGGGGCGGCACGGCAAGTTCTGA
- a CDS encoding branched-chain amino acid ABC transporter permease, protein MQFLQLVISGIAQGCIYGLIALGFVLIYKATETVSFAQGELMMLGAFAGLAVMTLMGLPFWVGVVSAIAAMAVFGVLLERVAIRPILGQPAFSIVMLTIGIGYVARGAITMLPAIGTETHTLPVPYKDVLWRAGGLVVNAEQVVVIGATALLCALLFATFRYSKVGIAMQAASQNQLAAYYMGIPVRRLNSMVWGLAAAVAAIAGLLLAPITFVHANMGFIGLKAFPAAVVGGFGSLPGAIVGGLIIGVVESLAGFYLPEGFKDIAAYIVVLVMLVVLPNGLFGEKLRKKV, encoded by the coding sequence GTGCAATTCCTCCAACTGGTGATCAGCGGCATCGCGCAGGGATGCATCTACGGTCTGATCGCGCTGGGCTTCGTGCTCATCTACAAGGCCACCGAGACGGTCAGCTTCGCCCAGGGCGAGCTGATGATGCTGGGCGCGTTCGCCGGGCTGGCGGTGATGACGCTGATGGGCCTGCCGTTCTGGGTGGGGGTGGTGTCGGCCATCGCGGCCATGGCCGTCTTCGGCGTGCTGCTCGAGCGCGTCGCCATCCGCCCGATCCTGGGCCAGCCGGCGTTCTCCATCGTGATGCTCACCATCGGCATCGGCTACGTGGCGCGTGGCGCCATCACCATGCTGCCGGCCATCGGCACCGAGACCCACACGCTGCCAGTCCCCTACAAGGACGTCCTCTGGCGCGCGGGCGGCCTGGTGGTCAACGCGGAGCAGGTGGTCGTGATCGGCGCCACCGCGCTGCTGTGCGCGCTGCTGTTCGCCACGTTCCGCTACAGCAAGGTGGGCATCGCGATGCAGGCCGCGTCGCAGAACCAGCTGGCGGCCTACTACATGGGCATCCCGGTGCGCAGGCTCAACAGCATGGTGTGGGGCCTCGCCGCGGCGGTGGCCGCCATCGCCGGGCTGCTGCTGGCGCCCATCACCTTCGTCCACGCGAACATGGGGTTCATCGGGCTGAAGGCCTTCCCGGCGGCGGTGGTGGGCGGCTTCGGCAGCCTGCCGGGCGCCATCGTCGGCGGCCTGATCATCGGTGTCGTCGAGTCGCTGGCGGGCTTCTACCTGCCCGAGGGCTTCAAGGACATCGCGGCGTACATCGTGGTGCTCGTCATGCTGGTCGTGCTGCCCAACGGGCTGTTCGGCGAGAAGCTGAGAAAAAAGGTCTGA
- a CDS encoding branched-chain amino acid ABC transporter permease, giving the protein MRFIFKTGYDQDIRLAKHGGHVFWYTALGVVLLAAPWLLSEYLLAQLTFILIYGIVGLGLMVLAGFTGLFSIGHAAFFGVGAYTQAVLTNMGWPFPVAMAVAGALSAVVGIVVGLPALRVKGIYLGIATLAFGFIVEEGFARWEKVTGGNAGLTVGTPRAFGWAADTGPEFYFVCLATTVLATLACANLLRSTTGRAFVAIRDSEISAQSMGIHLAYYKTLSFAISAALAGVGGALYGHQLRFLSPDQFNIIQSIDLLLMVVIGGLGSLHGAFLGAIFLIGLPQAISAVKDWLPPAIGQAPGLKAVVYGLVLIAFVLFEPLGLYGRWLKVRAWFQLFPFYRKGMFRRQKSFQKSERLK; this is encoded by the coding sequence GTGCGCTTCATCTTCAAGACCGGCTACGACCAGGACATCCGGCTGGCCAAGCACGGCGGCCATGTGTTCTGGTACACCGCGCTCGGCGTCGTGCTGCTCGCCGCGCCCTGGCTGCTGTCGGAGTACCTGCTGGCGCAGCTCACGTTCATCCTGATCTACGGCATCGTGGGCCTCGGCCTGATGGTGCTCGCCGGCTTCACCGGCCTGTTCTCGATCGGGCATGCGGCCTTCTTCGGTGTCGGCGCGTACACCCAGGCCGTGCTCACCAACATGGGCTGGCCGTTCCCCGTCGCAATGGCGGTCGCGGGTGCGTTGTCCGCCGTGGTGGGCATCGTGGTCGGCCTGCCGGCGCTGCGCGTGAAGGGCATCTACCTGGGCATCGCGACACTCGCCTTCGGCTTCATCGTGGAGGAGGGCTTCGCCCGCTGGGAGAAGGTCACCGGCGGCAACGCGGGCCTGACGGTCGGCACGCCCAGGGCCTTCGGCTGGGCGGCCGACACCGGGCCCGAGTTCTACTTCGTCTGCCTGGCCACCACCGTGCTCGCCACGCTGGCCTGCGCCAACCTGCTGCGCTCGACCACCGGCCGTGCCTTCGTGGCGATCCGCGATTCCGAGATCTCCGCGCAGAGCATGGGCATCCACCTGGCCTACTACAAGACGCTCAGCTTCGCGATCTCCGCGGCGCTGGCCGGCGTCGGCGGTGCGCTCTACGGCCACCAGCTTCGCTTCCTGTCCCCGGACCAGTTCAACATCATCCAGTCCATCGACCTGCTGCTGATGGTGGTGATCGGCGGGCTCGGTTCGCTGCACGGAGCCTTCCTCGGCGCGATCTTCCTGATCGGGCTGCCGCAGGCCATCTCCGCGGTGAAGGACTGGCTGCCGCCGGCGATCGGGCAGGCGCCCGGGCTCAAGGCGGTGGTCTATGGCCTGGTGCTGATCGCCTTCGTGCTGTTCGAGCCGCTCGGCCTGTACGGCCGCTGGCTGAAGGTGCGCGCCTGGTTCCAGCTGTTCCCGTTCTACCGCAAGGGCATGTTCAGGCGGCAGAAGTCGTTCCAGAAATCGGAAAGATTGAAATGA
- a CDS encoding acyl-CoA carboxylase subunit beta translates to MPLIESTIAPGREAFAANREHMLGLLRQVRAFEQRTQARSAASRERFEKRGQLLPRQRLMLLLDPGAPFLELSSLAGLGLDTPDLERSVPGGGLVAGIGFVSGVRCMVLVSDSGIDAGALQPMGLDKLLRVQELALENRLPYVQLVESAGANLMAYRVEDFIRGGSTFRNLARLSAAGLPVVTVTHGSSTAGGAYQTGLSDYIILVRGRSRAFLAGPPLLKAATGEIATEEELGGAEMHTSISGLGDYLAEDDRDALRIARDILGNIDWDRGASGTPREFRAPRYDREELLGIMPADLKRPVDMKQVIARIADDSDFLEFGRDYGSATVCGHMRIEGWAVGVITNNGPIDVAGANKATHFIQACCQSGTPLLYLNNTTGYMVGKEYEQAGMIKHGSKMIQAVTNASVPQVTIYCGASYGAGNYGMCGRGFHPRFCFSWPNARTAVMGGEQAAQTMRMVSEAAMKRRGEVDEARLDEMSRRIVEHFDSQMSVFTTSARLLDDGVIDPRDTRAVLAEVFAICREADTRQPRAMQFSVARP, encoded by the coding sequence ATGCCTCTCATCGAATCCACCATCGCCCCCGGCCGCGAAGCCTTCGCGGCCAACCGCGAACACATGCTCGGGCTGCTGCGGCAGGTGCGCGCGTTCGAGCAGCGCACGCAGGCGAGGTCGGCGGCGTCACGCGAGCGATTCGAGAAGCGCGGCCAACTGCTGCCGCGCCAGCGCCTGATGCTGCTGCTGGACCCCGGCGCGCCGTTCCTCGAACTCTCCTCGCTGGCCGGCCTGGGCCTGGACACGCCCGACCTGGAGCGCAGCGTGCCGGGTGGCGGGCTGGTCGCGGGCATCGGTTTCGTGAGCGGCGTGCGCTGCATGGTGCTGGTCTCGGACTCGGGCATCGACGCCGGCGCGCTCCAGCCCATGGGCCTGGACAAGCTGCTGCGCGTGCAGGAGCTCGCGCTGGAGAACAGGCTGCCCTACGTGCAGCTGGTCGAATCGGCGGGCGCCAACCTCATGGCCTACCGGGTCGAGGACTTCATCCGCGGCGGCAGCACCTTCCGCAACCTGGCGCGTCTCTCGGCCGCGGGGCTGCCGGTGGTGACCGTCACGCATGGATCGTCCACCGCGGGCGGCGCGTACCAGACCGGCCTGTCGGACTACATCATCCTCGTGCGCGGCCGCTCGCGCGCTTTCCTCGCCGGGCCGCCACTGCTCAAGGCCGCCACCGGCGAGATCGCCACCGAGGAGGAACTGGGCGGCGCCGAGATGCACACCAGCATCTCCGGGCTGGGCGACTACCTGGCCGAGGACGATCGCGATGCGCTGCGCATTGCCCGCGACATCCTGGGGAACATCGACTGGGACCGCGGCGCATCCGGAACGCCGCGCGAGTTCCGCGCCCCGCGCTACGACCGCGAGGAGCTGCTGGGCATCATGCCCGCCGACCTGAAACGCCCGGTCGACATGAAGCAGGTGATCGCGCGCATCGCCGACGATTCGGACTTCCTCGAATTCGGCCGCGACTACGGCAGCGCCACCGTGTGCGGCCACATGCGCATCGAGGGCTGGGCGGTGGGCGTGATCACCAACAACGGCCCGATCGACGTGGCGGGCGCCAACAAGGCCACGCACTTCATCCAGGCCTGCTGCCAGTCGGGCACGCCCCTGCTCTACCTGAACAACACCACCGGCTACATGGTGGGCAAGGAATACGAGCAGGCCGGGATGATCAAGCACGGCTCGAAGATGATCCAGGCCGTGACCAATGCGTCGGTGCCGCAGGTGACGATCTACTGCGGCGCGTCCTACGGCGCGGGCAACTACGGCATGTGCGGCCGCGGCTTCCATCCGCGCTTCTGCTTCAGCTGGCCCAACGCGCGCACCGCGGTCATGGGCGGGGAGCAGGCCGCGCAGACCATGCGCATGGTGAGCGAGGCCGCGATGAAACGCAGAGGCGAGGTGGACGAGGCCCGGCTCGACGAGATGAGCCGGCGCATCGTCGAACACTTCGACAGCCAGATGAGCGTGTTCACCACCAGCGCGCGCCTGCTGGACGACGGCGTGATCGATCCGCGCGACACCCGCGCCGTGCTGGCCGAGGTGTTCGCCATCTGCCGCGAAGCGGATACGCGGCAGCCGCGCGCGATGCAGTTCTCGGTCGCGCGGCCCTGA